GCAGCCGAAGTCCACCAGGTGGCGGCCCGCTAGGGGCTGTTGATCTAACCACTGCAGGCATAAAAAGGTGGTGGGGTGGGTGCCGGTGCCAAAGGCCAGGCCCGGGTCTAGCATCAGGTTTACCGCGTCCGCTTGTGGTGGCGCCTGCCAGCTCGGGCAGATCCACAGGCGTTCGCCGCAGCAGATGGGCTTGAAGCTTGCCATCCACTCGCGCTCCCAGTCTTTGTCTTCCAGCTGCTCCCACTTCATTTGGGTGGGCGGCTCGGCCAGCAGGGCCAACAACTCAAGGCTTACCGTTGATGTGTCGATATCTGCCTCAAATAGCCCGGTGATGCGCGTTGCATCCCACAGGGGTGTTTCGCCCAGGGCCGGTTCAAGAATGGGCTGGTCGGCGTCGTCTTGCAGGGTTACCGAAACCGCGCCCACTTCCAGCAGCGCATCGTCGATGGCTTCGGCCTGGCGGCGGTTTGTGTGAATAATCAATTGAAGCCAGGGCATGGTGCTACTCGTTTGCTTGGGCTGTTGGATAAGGGCGGCATTATAGCCCGACACTTGGCAGAAGGGGCTGCTTTCTATAACCTGCATGAAGGCCGCGCAGACGGCCGCTATGTGTCCATGCCCGCCGCAGTTTGATTGCGGAAATTGTGTTCAGGGATGCCGACGCTGCATACACATAACAAAACTTACGAGCAAATATTACCCATGAAAGATAGCCGGCCAACGTCACTGGATATCGCCTATCGGGCGGGTGTGTCGCAATCCACGGTGTCCCGTGCGCTGCGCGATAGCCCCCTCGTCAGCCTGGAAACCCGGGAGAAAATCAAAGCCATTGCGCGCGAACTCAATTACAAGGTGGACAAAGCCGCCAGTAATCTGCGGGCGAAATCCAGCCGCACGCTGGCGCTGTTGATTCGCGAAGACCCAACCACCGATGAATCGCACATCAACCCGTTTTTTCTTTCGATGCTGGGTTCAATCACCCGTGCCACGGCCGCCAAGGGTTACGATTTGCTGGTGAGCTTTCAACAGCAAAGTGAAGATTGGCACCGCGATTTTGAAGATTCCCACCGGGCAGACGGTTTGATTTTGTTGGGCTACGGCGCCTACGATTCCTACGTAGAGCGGCTGCGCCACCTGCTTAATGCCGGCGCCCATTTTATTTGCTGGGGGGCGGTACACCCGGATCAACCCGGCTGCTCGATTGGTTGCGATAACGAAGAGGGCGGCTATCTGGCCGGTAAACATTTGGTGAGCATCGGCCGTACGCGCATTGCGTTTTTAGGCGATACCTCGGCCAACAGCCCTGAATTTAGTGCCCGCTATCGCGGTTTTTGCAAGGCGCTGGCCGAGACCGGCATCAACCATGCACCCGAACTGCTGGTGGCGGCAGAAACCATTGAAACCCTGGGCTATGAGGCCGTGCAAAACTTGCAGGCAGCTGGCGTGGCGTTTGACGCCGTATTTGCCGCCAGCGATCTCATAGCCATAGGGGCGCTGCGCGCGCTGCAAAAAGCCGGTAAAACCGTGGGCCGCGACGTATCGGTTGTGGGCTTTGATGATATTCAATCGGCGGCCTACATCACACCTTCGCTCACCACCATCCGCCAGGATACGAACCTTGCCGGCACAATGCTTGTGGATAATTTGTTGCGCATTGTGGCAGGCGAAGCGGTGGCTTCTACCTTAATGCCACCAAAATTAATTGTGCGGGAATCCTGTGGGGCGGGCGGTTAATTGCGTGTTGATTTCATGGGTCTGATGCTTAAAACCAAAGGTAGTAATAAGCAGTCAGAATGCCAGCCGTAACTAGAAAGCCCGTAGTGTATTCCGCCAATGGGCGATGGATGTGAGTGTTTGGATGGGCTTTGGAAACACCAACCAACAACACAGGCACAAGTAGCAGGCTGGCAAAAATTTTTCCCGCAAGGATGAGCCACTCCATAATCAGTTGTTTTTCCTTAAGGCGTTGCGGGCCTCACGATGTGCCTTTTCCATGATTTTTTGCAGCACTTGTCTCATGAGCCGCTGGGTAAGGGCCTTTTTGCCGCTGGCCACCTGCATGCCCAAGGCCTGCATCATCTTGCGCATTAGGTGCTCCACCCAGTCGCTGATGTGCTCAGACAAATCAATTCCTTTCGCAAGTATCCAGGCAATTTTATCTGCCAGGGTGAGCCCACCCATGAATGTTGCCTGCAGTGACAGTGCGAGACCCATGGCAATTTTCTTGAGTACGTAAATAACCGCACTCTCGAGCCAGCGCCAAAAACTCGCGCTGTGAGGATCTACTGGTGATTTGGATCTCAACCACTGCTCCACGAATACCTGAACTGTGTAGGGCTCTTCAGGCGTCTCGTTGAGCTGTGCCCAGGATTTTCCTTCTACGGATTTTCTATAGTTCAGCATCCTGTGAGCGTCACCTGAAGTGAGAGGCTGGGCCGAAGGAATATAGTGGCCTTGTCGTTGGACTGGCGCGTGCATAAAAGGGTATAGCGCCACCATAGGTACGGGATCGGTTTTGTGATAGGTGCGGTGTATGTTGCTCTGGCCCAGGGTGCTGCTGGTGCTGGTGGCAAACCATTCAGTGCCCACCCGGGGCGCACCAAACGTATAGAGCTTGACGGGGTGTGCTGTATTGCGTTTTACCCAGTCGGCGGCCAGTGATGCAACGGCGCCGCCCAGGCTGTGGCCGATGCAATGAACTTGCCCCATGATTTTGTTGCTTGACAGAAATTGCTTGATGTCCGGCAGCATACTGTTGAAGGCATGGTTAAAGCCGATGTGCACTGGAAGCCCGGCCTTTGATAGCGTGATGCCAATACGGGCATCAGTAACAAAATCGGCTTTGTTATTGGCGGTTGTCGTACCGCGGAATACAAGAAACGCATCGCCCTCATGTTCACCACCGCCCACGGCGCAGACGCCAAACGCGTCTTTGCATGACCGAAATATGCGCCCTCCAATTTCAGCTGTTAATTTTGTAGGCGCTTGAGCGCTTGAAAATGGCTTTCGCTTTAGAAAAGCGCGAAGTTCGATATTGTTGCCGGAGTTAACGCTATATACACCAGAGGCGAGCTTTGCGGCTATCGTAGGTTCCAATTCCATTTGATTTTCTCCAAAAAGTTAATTGATCAATCCCAGTCTGTTGGCATATTTACCCAGCGACATATTGTTAGAACCCGAGAAAAACCGAGATCCAGTGCTACCTCCTCGCTCTTCAGATCACAAACCACTCTCTCTAAAGGCTCGCCGCCAAACTCCTTGTTTTCCTCTGCCTCCAGCTTGCTGTTGTACCACAGGGTGTGTTTTTCGCCGCCTATATGAGCTTCTATGTGCACATTGGCGGCAAATTGTGCCAATGGGCTGATGGCAAGTTCACGTACAATGGCCGGAAAGCTGAATAGTCCGTTGGCATCCGTTGTGGCGTGTTGTACGTCTTTTGGATCGTCGCCGTTCCAGCTTACTGTACGGCTGACGTTGACGCCTGACAGCGGCCCATTATTCTCGGTGAGAGTTGCGGTAAAGGCCGAGGCCAAGTAGTAATCTTCTTTTTTGGCTTTAAAAAACATAGTGGATTCCGCCGTGCTCCCTGGCTGTTTCGAATTGGCATCGCATCCGCTTACTGAGGTAAGCATCAGTATTGCGCTGATAAAGGTGAGGTAATTTGTGGTTGTGTTAGATTTCAAATTCACAGCGCCTGAGGTCTTGTCGGTTTTGTCTGTGTGTATTCACGGATTCTAGCGCTCGGCAAATAGATTCAGCAAGCGACTAGCCTGCAATTGCAAACTGTTGGTACCATGGTTTTGGCTAGGGTTCTGGCTTTGGATGCTAGGGCTCTGCCCCGGGGTACTTTACGGTCGCAGTACAAGTTCCGGCATGCTGTTGCAGTAAGGGCTTTTCAATCAATTTTGGGATTACTCATGAAAACAACTGAGGAAATATTGGGTTTGTTGCAACAACGCTTTCCCGGCGCGCCGCTCACCTTCCCGCCTCAGTGCTTTGTGACCATGGGCGGTGAGTTTTTGGAATTCGATGAACGCGCCAAGCGCTTGCGGGTGCGGTTTCCCGTGAAGGCCGAGTTTCAAAATCCCATGGGCTACATGCAGGGAGGGTTGATCGTGGGTGCTATTGATAACACCGTGGGCCCGCTGACCTTTCTGGTGGCGCCGCCGTCTGTTACCACGCAAATGAACACCAGCTACATTCGGCCCATTACGCCTGAGCTTTCGCATTTTGAGGTAGAGGCAGTGGTGACCGAGCAAACCCGGCGGCAGATATTTGTGGATGCAGTGGTTTATAGCGGTGACAAGCAGCTGGCGCAGGCGCGCGCCAGCTGCACGGTAATGGAGGCCTTTATTGAGGCCTGAAGCTTAAAAACGGGTTCAGCAAACGCGTGAGTGGGCCGGTCATGCGTACCGGCGCCGCCACCACAGAAAGGCAAATGCAAGGTGCATCCCGGCTGGCTAAAGGCCTGTGTACTTCACCGGCTTCACGCACCAGAAAATCGCCTTCGTTATAGATGCCGTTTTCATCGGAAAAGCTGCCGTCGAGCACCAGGGTGATCTCTGTGCCGCGGTGGTCGTGCTTGGCTACGCTGCCGCCGGCTTTAATACGGTGCAGCGCCACTTCAAACTCTTTTTGGCCGGTGCGCAGGCGCGCCATGTCGAGTGAGGGGGTAAGAAACTCCCACTTTGCCTTGCCGTAATTGGCAATCAGCTTATCAATCACCCGCGGCATTTTGCCAACCGGGCGGGCTGCTTGGGGTGCAACTTCCGCGGTGGCGTCTAGCTTATCCATAACCTGGGAAAGTAAATCATCACTTACCGGCACAGCGTCTGCTTCTTGCATCAAGGTGCCGCCCACTTGGGTGAGGCGATCGACGCGCTGTTGGCAGTGGCGGCAAAAATGTAAATGCGACGACACCGCAATACTTTGCGCAAAGGCCAAAGTGCCGGCGCTGAATTCAATGAGCAGATTGTCGTCTGGGTGGTGCTTGATCATAGTGTTACCTTGCATTGGCATGCCTGCATCACGCGATGGCTTCACGGCCAACCACGTCTTGTAGTTTCTTAAGGGCCAAACGCACGCGCGATTTGACCGTACCCAGTGGCAGTCCTAGCTCGTTAGATACCTCTGAGTGAGATTTGGATTCCATGTAAACTTTTTTCAGTACCAGCGCCTGCTCTTCGGGCAGGGTGGCCAGTGCGCTGGCAACGGTTTGTTGGTCGCGCGCATGCTGCAGTTGGGTGAAGGGGGTTTCGCCTGCTTCATCTTCGTACAGATCATCGGCAATCAGCTCTTCGGTTTCGGCATTGGCCTGGCGGCGCAACCAATCGATGCGGCTGTTTCTGGCAATGGTGTAAAGCCAGGTGGTGGCCGACGACTTGGTACTGTCAAATTGCCTGGCGCGGTTCCACACTTTAATCATCACCTCTTGCACCAGCTCTTCAGCCTGGGCGCCATTGAGGCGCGAGCCCTTCATCAAAAAACCTTTCAGCAGCGGTGAAAAGTGCTGGAAGAAGGTGGCAAAGCTCTGGCGGCAGCGCTGTTCGGCAATTCGGGTGAGCGCAAGGCTCCACTGGTCATCCCGCTGGGGGGCGTCATTCACAGGCGATCTCCGGTGCGCAGTGCGAGGGTCTGGGCCCTCTTTGGGGCGCATGGTTCTGGGCTTAGTGGCCATCATAGTCTGGCTATTCCTCAGATGCTACTTGTGCGCTGGGCGCGGATTGGGCTCGCCTGTGCTATGCCCGTTTGTACACTGTTACGGCCAGCAGCCTCGGCCGGATCACAGGCAGATTCATTCTGGCTACAAGAATTGTGGCTTGGGTGGTCTATATATAAAAGAAGCAGTGAAAGCGCGGGTAGATTTCCCGGGTTACAGCTAATGGCCGGCTATTTGCAGGTGATCCAGCGCAGCCACCGGCTCGTAATTCAGGCCAACGCGCGGCAAGATCCATGCATTACCCGTCATCGGGTTAAGGAGATTGAAGTTGGACGATTTAATCAAAAAATTCAAGGCGTGCTATAGCCAGTTTTCGCTCACCAGCGTGGGCATGCTGCCTGCGATCTACGCGCCCGAGGCCGAGTTCATAGACCCGGTGCACAAGGTACAGGGCCTGAATGCCATTGAAGCCTACTTCACCGACATGTGCCAAGGCCTCAATCGTTGCGAGTTCCAGTTTGAATCCATTGTAAAAGACGGCGATCAGGTGTGTATCCGCTGGTGCATGACCTTCGAGCACCCGAGGTTGCAAGGTGGCGCCCCGGTGAGTGTGCCGGGTGTGAGCTGGCTTTGGGTAGCCAATGGCCGCGTGGTGCGCCATGAAGACCATTACGATATGGGTGCAATGCTGTATGAGCAGCTTCCTCTGCTTGGGCGAGTGATTCGCTATTTGCGCAAGCGCCTGGCCGTCACCCAGAAACCCGAGGCGCAATTGGCATGATTAGCGGCAAAACCGTGTGGGTAACCGGCGCTTCGGCGGGCATTGGCAAGGCCATCAGCGAGCAGTTGCTGCAGTGGGG
This genomic stretch from Simiduia sp. 21SJ11W-1 harbors:
- the prmA gene encoding 50S ribosomal protein L11 methyltransferase; translation: MPWLQLIIHTNRRQAEAIDDALLEVGAVSVTLQDDADQPILEPALGETPLWDATRITGLFEADIDTSTVSLELLALLAEPPTQMKWEQLEDKDWEREWMASFKPICCGERLWICPSWQAPPQADAVNLMLDPGLAFGTGTHPTTFLCLQWLDQQPLAGRHLVDFGCGSGILGIAALLLGAKQVIGVDIDPQALLATRENASRNGMPADAMPVYLPADAPAPVADIVLANILAGPLVELADTLSAQVSPGGKLCLSGILATQADTVMAAYPAFDFDPVAQKEEWVRLTGTKVR
- a CDS encoding LacI family DNA-binding transcriptional regulator, with product MKDSRPTSLDIAYRAGVSQSTVSRALRDSPLVSLETREKIKAIARELNYKVDKAASNLRAKSSRTLALLIREDPTTDESHINPFFLSMLGSITRATAAKGYDLLVSFQQQSEDWHRDFEDSHRADGLILLGYGAYDSYVERLRHLLNAGAHFICWGAVHPDQPGCSIGCDNEEGGYLAGKHLVSIGRTRIAFLGDTSANSPEFSARYRGFCKALAETGINHAPELLVAAETIETLGYEAVQNLQAAGVAFDAVFAASDLIAIGALRALQKAGKTVGRDVSVVGFDDIQSAAYITPSLTTIRQDTNLAGTMLVDNLLRIVAGEAVASTLMPPKLIVRESCGAGG
- a CDS encoding lipase family protein, whose amino-acid sequence is MELEPTIAAKLASGVYSVNSGNNIELRAFLKRKPFSSAQAPTKLTAEIGGRIFRSCKDAFGVCAVGGGEHEGDAFLVFRGTTTANNKADFVTDARIGITLSKAGLPVHIGFNHAFNSMLPDIKQFLSSNKIMGQVHCIGHSLGGAVASLAADWVKRNTAHPVKLYTFGAPRVGTEWFATSTSSTLGQSNIHRTYHKTDPVPMVALYPFMHAPVQRQGHYIPSAQPLTSGDAHRMLNYRKSVEGKSWAQLNETPEEPYTVQVFVEQWLRSKSPVDPHSASFWRWLESAVIYVLKKIAMGLALSLQATFMGGLTLADKIAWILAKGIDLSEHISDWVEHLMRKMMQALGMQVASGKKALTQRLMRQVLQKIMEKAHREARNALRKNN
- a CDS encoding DUF6795 domain-containing protein, with the translated sequence MFFKAKKEDYYLASAFTATLTENNGPLSGVNVSRTVSWNGDDPKDVQHATTDANGLFSFPAIVRELAISPLAQFAANVHIEAHIGGEKHTLWYNSKLEAEENKEFGGEPLERVVCDLKSEEVALDLGFSRVLTICRWVNMPTDWD
- a CDS encoding PaaI family thioesterase, translated to MKTTEEILGLLQQRFPGAPLTFPPQCFVTMGGEFLEFDERAKRLRVRFPVKAEFQNPMGYMQGGLIVGAIDNTVGPLTFLVAPPSVTTQMNTSYIRPITPELSHFEVEAVVTEQTRRQIFVDAVVYSGDKQLAQARASCTVMEAFIEA
- a CDS encoding ChrR family anti-sigma-E factor, producing the protein MIKHHPDDNLLIEFSAGTLAFAQSIAVSSHLHFCRHCQQRVDRLTQVGGTLMQEADAVPVSDDLLSQVMDKLDATAEVAPQAARPVGKMPRVIDKLIANYGKAKWEFLTPSLDMARLRTGQKEFEVALHRIKAGGSVAKHDHRGTEITLVLDGSFSDENGIYNEGDFLVREAGEVHRPLASRDAPCICLSVVAAPVRMTGPLTRLLNPFLSFRPQ
- a CDS encoding sigma-70 family RNA polymerase sigma factor; protein product: MNDAPQRDDQWSLALTRIAEQRCRQSFATFFQHFSPLLKGFLMKGSRLNGAQAEELVQEVMIKVWNRARQFDSTKSSATTWLYTIARNSRIDWLRRQANAETEELIADDLYEDEAGETPFTQLQHARDQQTVASALATLPEEQALVLKKVYMESKSHSEVSNELGLPLGTVKSRVRLALKKLQDVVGREAIA
- a CDS encoding nuclear transport factor 2 family protein, whose translation is MDDLIKKFKACYSQFSLTSVGMLPAIYAPEAEFIDPVHKVQGLNAIEAYFTDMCQGLNRCEFQFESIVKDGDQVCIRWCMTFEHPRLQGGAPVSVPGVSWLWVANGRVVRHEDHYDMGAMLYEQLPLLGRVIRYLRKRLAVTQKPEAQLA